ATCTAAGCGCCAGACGTATTCACGCTGAAACTCAGGAAGCACGATGTCTTGTGTTTGAATACGATCAATCAGAGTTCTGATCTTCATCTCGACCCCTTTACCGGTTAGTAAATATTAAGGCATTATACCTGCTATCGGGCAGGGGTGGCAACGGGGGTTCCGCTTGCGGCAGTGCTCCTTGCCCAGGCGGACGAAGAGGGCGTGGAGTTCGTTGTAAACCTGTGCGTCCCGGGGCAGATTGGCGGTGAAGAGCGCCGCCAGGTCGTCGTAACCCGCGCGGGCGTCGGCCCAGCCGTGCCGCTGCGCCACGCGCCGGGTGTAGGCGTCCACGACGAACACCGGCCGCTCCAGGGCGTATAAAAGAATCGAGTCGGCCGTCTCGGGGCCGATTCCCCGGAGGGCCAGGAGCTCTCCCCGCAGGGTTTGCGTGGGAACCGCTTCCAGCCGGGTGAAATTCCCGCCGCAGCGCCCGTCGAGCCAGG
The nucleotide sequence above comes from bacterium. Encoded proteins:
- a CDS encoding endonuclease III domain-containing protein, whose amino-acid sequence is MDGAPDFLEVYRALLARFGPQGWWPGETPLEVCLGAVLTQSTNWGNVERALAALREATDLNFAKLRALPEEELAPIVRPAGFFRQKAERLRLLLSWLDGRCGGNFTRLEAVPTQTLRGELLALRGIGPETADSILLYALERPVFVVDAYTRRVAQRHGWADARAGYDDLAALFTANLPRDAQVYNELHALFVRLGKEHCRKRNPRCHPCPIAGIMP